Proteins from one Streptomyces genisteinicus genomic window:
- the metH gene encoding methionine synthase produces the protein MASLPTPSADSRTRIDALREALATRVVVADGAMGTMLQAQDPTLEDFENLEGCNEILNVTRPDIVRSVHAAYFEVGVDMVETNTFGANFAALGEYDIPERVHELSEAGARIAREVADEFTAATGQQRWVLGSMGPGTKLPTLGHADYTTLRDAYQQNAEGMIAGGADALIVETTQDLLQTKAAILGARRALDATGTNLPLICSVTVETTGTMLLGSEIGAALTALEPLGIDMIGLNCATGPAEMSEHLRYLARHSRVPLSCMPNAGLPVLGKNGAHYPLTAPELADAQETFVRDYGLSLVGGCCGTTPEHLRQVVERVRGLTPSARDPRPEPGAASLYQTVPFRQDTAYMAIGERTNANGSKKFREAMLEGRWDDCVEMARDQIREGAHMLDLCVDYVGRDGVADMAELAGRFATASTLPIVLDSTEVDVIEAGLEKLGGRAVINSVNYEDGDGPESRFAKVTRLAQEHGAALIALTIDEEGQARTVENKVAIAERLIADLTGNWGIHESDILVDTLTFTICTGQEESRGDGIATIGAIRELKRRHPDVQTTLGLSNISFGLNPAARILLNSVFLDECVKAGLDSAIVHASKILPIARFDEEQVTTALDLIYDRRREDYDPLQKLMALFEGATAKSMKAGKTEELLALPLDERLKRRIIDGEKNGLEGDLDEALRERPALDIVNDTLLDGMKVVGELFGSGQMQLPFVLQSAEVMKNAVAYLEPHMEKTDAEGKGTIVLATVRGDVHDIGKNLVDIILSNNGYNVVNLGIKQPVSAILEAADEHKADVIGMSGLLVKSTVIMKENLEELNQRKLAADYPVILGGAALTRAYVEQDLHEIYEGEVRYARDAFEGLRLMDALIAVKRGVPGAALPELKQRRVRPAATAVVEERPEEGAARSDVATDNPVPTPPFWGTRVVKGIQLKEYASWLDEGALFKGQWGLKQARTGDGPGYEELVETEGRPRLRGWLDQLHTQNMLEAAVVYGYFPCVSKGDDLILLGEDGSERTRFSFPRQRRGRRLCLADFFRPEESGETDVVGLQVVTVGSRIGEATAKLFEADSYRDYLELHGLSVQLAEALAEYWHARVRSELGFGGEDPADVEDMFALKYRGARFSLGYGACPDLEDRAKIAALLEPERIGVQLSEEFQLHPEQSTDAIVIHHPEAKYFNAR, from the coding sequence ATGGCCTCGTTGCCGACCCCTTCCGCTGACAGCCGGACCCGAATCGACGCCCTGCGCGAGGCACTCGCCACCCGGGTGGTGGTGGCCGACGGGGCGATGGGCACGATGCTGCAGGCCCAGGACCCCACGCTCGAGGACTTCGAGAACCTCGAAGGCTGCAACGAGATCCTCAACGTCACCCGGCCCGACATCGTGCGCTCGGTCCACGCCGCCTACTTCGAGGTCGGCGTCGACATGGTCGAGACCAACACGTTCGGAGCCAACTTCGCGGCCCTGGGCGAGTACGACATCCCCGAGCGGGTCCACGAGCTGTCCGAGGCCGGCGCCCGGATCGCCCGCGAGGTGGCCGACGAGTTCACCGCCGCCACCGGGCAGCAGCGCTGGGTCCTCGGCTCCATGGGCCCGGGCACCAAGCTGCCGACCCTCGGCCACGCCGACTACACCACCCTGCGCGACGCCTACCAGCAGAATGCCGAGGGCATGATCGCCGGCGGCGCGGACGCGCTGATCGTCGAGACCACCCAGGACCTGCTCCAGACCAAGGCCGCCATCCTCGGCGCCCGCCGAGCGCTGGACGCCACCGGCACGAACCTCCCGCTCATCTGCTCGGTCACCGTCGAGACGACCGGCACCATGCTCCTCGGCTCCGAGATCGGCGCGGCGCTCACCGCCCTGGAGCCGCTCGGCATCGACATGATCGGCCTGAACTGCGCCACCGGCCCGGCCGAGATGAGCGAGCACCTGCGCTACCTCGCCCGCCACTCCCGCGTCCCGCTGTCCTGCATGCCGAACGCCGGCCTCCCGGTCCTCGGCAAGAACGGCGCCCACTACCCGCTGACCGCCCCGGAGCTGGCGGACGCCCAGGAGACCTTCGTCCGCGATTACGGCCTGTCGCTCGTCGGCGGCTGCTGCGGCACCACCCCCGAGCACCTGCGCCAGGTCGTCGAACGCGTCCGCGGGCTCACCCCCTCCGCCCGCGACCCGCGCCCGGAGCCGGGCGCCGCCTCGCTGTACCAGACGGTGCCGTTCCGCCAGGACACCGCGTACATGGCGATCGGCGAGCGGACCAACGCCAACGGTTCCAAGAAGTTCCGCGAGGCCATGCTGGAGGGCCGCTGGGACGACTGCGTGGAGATGGCCCGCGACCAGATCCGCGAGGGCGCGCACATGCTCGACCTCTGCGTCGACTACGTCGGCCGCGACGGCGTCGCCGACATGGCCGAGCTGGCCGGCCGCTTCGCGACCGCCTCGACCCTGCCGATCGTGCTCGACTCCACCGAGGTCGACGTCATCGAGGCCGGACTGGAGAAGCTCGGCGGCCGTGCCGTGATCAACTCCGTCAACTACGAGGACGGCGACGGCCCCGAGTCCCGGTTCGCCAAGGTCACCCGCCTCGCCCAGGAGCACGGCGCCGCGCTGATCGCCCTCACCATCGACGAGGAGGGCCAGGCCCGCACCGTCGAGAACAAGGTGGCCATCGCCGAGCGGCTGATCGCCGACCTGACGGGCAACTGGGGCATCCACGAGTCGGACATCCTCGTCGACACCCTCACCTTCACCATCTGCACCGGGCAGGAGGAGTCCCGGGGCGACGGCATCGCCACCATCGGGGCGATCCGCGAGCTGAAGCGCCGACACCCCGACGTGCAGACCACGCTCGGCCTGTCGAACATCTCCTTCGGCCTCAACCCGGCCGCCCGCATCCTGCTGAACTCCGTCTTCCTCGACGAGTGCGTCAAGGCGGGACTGGACTCGGCCATCGTGCACGCCTCCAAGATCCTCCCGATCGCCCGGTTCGACGAGGAGCAGGTCACCACCGCCCTCGACCTGATCTACGACCGCCGCCGCGAGGACTACGACCCGCTGCAGAAGCTGATGGCGCTCTTCGAGGGCGCCACGGCCAAGTCCATGAAGGCGGGCAAGACGGAGGAGCTGCTGGCGCTGCCGCTGGACGAGCGCCTCAAGCGCCGCATCATCGACGGCGAGAAGAACGGCCTGGAGGGCGACCTCGACGAGGCCCTGCGCGAGCGTCCGGCCCTCGACATCGTCAACGACACCCTGCTCGACGGCATGAAGGTGGTCGGCGAGCTCTTCGGCTCCGGCCAGATGCAGCTGCCCTTCGTGCTCCAGTCGGCCGAGGTGATGAAGAACGCGGTCGCCTACCTGGAACCGCACATGGAGAAGACGGACGCCGAGGGCAAGGGCACCATCGTGCTGGCCACCGTCCGCGGCGACGTCCACGACATCGGCAAGAACCTCGTCGACATCATCCTGTCCAACAACGGCTACAACGTGGTCAACCTGGGCATCAAGCAGCCCGTCTCCGCGATCCTGGAGGCGGCCGACGAGCACAAGGCCGACGTGATCGGCATGTCGGGTCTCCTGGTCAAGTCGACCGTGATCATGAAGGAGAACCTGGAGGAGCTGAACCAGCGCAAGCTGGCGGCCGACTACCCCGTCATCCTCGGCGGCGCCGCCCTCACCCGCGCCTACGTCGAACAGGACCTCCACGAGATCTACGAGGGCGAGGTCCGCTACGCCCGGGACGCCTTCGAGGGCCTGCGGCTGATGGACGCCCTGATCGCCGTCAAGCGCGGCGTCCCCGGCGCCGCCCTGCCCGAGCTCAAGCAGCGGCGGGTGCGCCCCGCGGCCACCGCCGTCGTCGAGGAGCGCCCCGAGGAGGGCGCCGCCCGCTCCGACGTGGCCACCGACAACCCGGTGCCCACCCCGCCCTTCTGGGGCACCCGCGTGGTCAAGGGCATCCAGCTCAAGGAGTACGCCTCCTGGCTCGACGAAGGGGCCCTGTTCAAGGGCCAGTGGGGGCTGAAGCAGGCCCGCACCGGCGACGGCCCCGGCTACGAGGAGCTGGTGGAGACCGAGGGGCGGCCCCGGCTGCGCGGCTGGCTCGACCAGCTGCACACCCAGAACATGCTGGAGGCGGCCGTCGTCTACGGCTACTTCCCCTGTGTGTCCAAGGGCGACGATCTCATCCTGCTCGGCGAGGACGGCTCCGAACGCACCCGGTTCTCCTTCCCGCGCCAGCGGCGCGGCCGCCGGCTGTGCCTCGCGGACTTCTTCCGGCCGGAGGAGTCCGGCGAGACCGACGTCGTCGGCCTCCAGGTCGTCACCGTGGGCTCCCGGATCGGCGAGGCGACCGCCAAGCTCTTCGAGGCGGACTCCTACCGGGACTACCTGGAGCTGCACGGGCTCTCCGTGCAGCTGGCCGAGGCCCTCGCCGAGTACTGGCACGCCCGGGTCCGCTCCGAGCTCGGCTTCGGGGGCGAGGACCCCGCCGACGTGGAGGACATGTTCGCGCTGAAGTACCGCGGCGCGCGGTTCTCGCTCGGCTACGGAGCCTGCCCCGACCTGGAGGACCGCGCGAAGATCGCCGCCCTGCTCGAGCCGGAGCGGATCGGCGTGCAGCTCTCCGAGGAGTTCCAGCTGCACCCCGAGCAGTCGACCGACGCGATCGTCATCCACCACCCCGAGGCGAAGTATTTCAACGCACGGTGA
- a CDS encoding ABC transporter substrate-binding protein, whose amino-acid sequence MNRKTLVPLAMIGLLAPVLAACGSTDGGSGGGDAIVVGTTDQFAASAESPAPLDPAYAYDTGAWNVLRQTVQTLMHAPRGGGEPVPDAAESCSFTDNASESYRCKLRSGLSFADGTPVTAKDVKFSLQRVLDIDADNGTAALLANIDTIETKGDDEVVFHLSTPDATFPYKLSTPVAGIVSPKNYDAKKLREGFAVDGSGPYTMQTETEGDKITKVVFSKNDEYKGDIKLHNDKVELRSFADAAAMGKALEAGDIDVMTRAMSPEQIRDLSENPKEGITLTEVPGLEIRYLAFDTTDPSVKNKAVRQAMAAVVDRGQIAGQVYGSTAEPLYSLIPTSIAAHTNSFYNKYGEPSTEKAAAILEDAGIDTPVRLELNYTTDHYGEGTAKEFETLRDQLNATKLFEVTVKGTEWSEFRPAQKRGDYAVYGLGWFPDFPDPDNYTAPFLDDGNFLNSPYVSTEARNLIPQSRREADRTAASPAFKKIQEIVAEDVPFLPLWQGKQYVASRDDINGIEWTLNASSDLQLWELSRGGGS is encoded by the coding sequence ATGAACCGTAAGACCTTGGTGCCGCTGGCCATGATCGGCCTGCTCGCGCCCGTGCTCGCCGCCTGCGGCAGCACGGACGGCGGGTCGGGCGGCGGTGACGCCATCGTCGTGGGCACCACGGACCAGTTCGCCGCGAGCGCCGAGTCCCCCGCCCCGCTGGACCCGGCCTACGCCTACGACACCGGTGCCTGGAACGTCCTGCGCCAGACCGTCCAGACCCTGATGCACGCCCCGCGCGGCGGCGGCGAGCCCGTGCCGGACGCGGCCGAGTCGTGCTCCTTCACCGACAACGCCAGCGAGAGCTACCGCTGCAAGCTGCGCAGCGGCCTGAGCTTCGCGGACGGCACCCCCGTGACGGCGAAGGACGTCAAGTTCTCCCTCCAGCGCGTGCTCGACATCGATGCCGACAACGGCACCGCGGCCCTCCTGGCCAACATCGACACCATCGAGACCAAGGGCGACGACGAGGTCGTCTTCCACCTCTCGACGCCCGACGCCACGTTCCCCTACAAGCTCTCGACGCCCGTCGCCGGCATCGTCAGCCCGAAGAACTACGACGCCAAGAAGCTCCGCGAGGGCTTCGCCGTCGACGGCAGCGGCCCGTACACGATGCAGACCGAGACCGAAGGCGACAAGATCACCAAGGTCGTCTTCAGCAAGAACGACGAGTACAAGGGCGACATCAAGCTCCACAACGACAAGGTCGAACTCCGCTCCTTCGCGGACGCCGCCGCCATGGGCAAGGCCCTGGAGGCCGGCGACATCGACGTGATGACCCGCGCGATGTCGCCCGAGCAGATCCGGGATCTCTCCGAGAACCCGAAGGAGGGCATCACCCTCACCGAGGTCCCCGGCCTGGAGATCCGCTACCTCGCCTTCGACACCACCGACCCGTCGGTGAAGAACAAGGCCGTCCGCCAGGCCATGGCCGCCGTCGTCGACCGCGGCCAGATCGCCGGCCAGGTCTACGGCTCGACCGCCGAACCGCTGTACTCGCTCATCCCGACGAGCATCGCCGCGCACACCAACTCGTTCTACAACAAGTACGGCGAGCCCAGCACCGAGAAGGCCGCGGCCATCCTCGAGGACGCGGGCATCGACACCCCGGTCCGGCTGGAACTGAACTACACCACCGACCACTACGGCGAGGGCACCGCCAAGGAGTTCGAGACGCTCCGCGACCAGCTCAACGCCACGAAGCTCTTCGAGGTGACCGTCAAGGGCACCGAGTGGTCCGAGTTCCGCCCGGCCCAGAAGCGCGGCGACTACGCCGTCTACGGCCTGGGCTGGTTCCCCGACTTCCCGGACCCCGACAACTACACCGCGCCCTTCCTCGACGACGGCAACTTCCTCAACTCGCCCTACGTGAGCACCGAGGCGCGCAACCTCATCCCGCAGTCCCGCCGCGAGGCCGACCGCACCGCCGCCTCCCCGGCCTTCAAGAAGATCCAGGAGATCGTCGCCGAGGACGTGCCGTTCCTGCCCCTGTGGCAGGGCAAGCAGTACGTCGCCTCCCGCGACGACATCAACGGCATCGAGTGGACGCTCAACGCCAGCTCCGACCTCCAGCTGTGGGAGCTCTCCCGCGGCGGCGGCTCCTGA
- a CDS encoding HAD family hydrolase, giving the protein MTSTVPASLTRTADGAALQAVFLDMDGTLVDTEGFWWDAEVEVFADLGHRLDESWRDVVVGGPMTRSAGYLIEATGADITFAELSVLLNDRFEERIGRGVPMMPGAQRLLAELARHNVPTALVSASHRRIIDRILDSLGRHHFHLSVAGDEVERTKPHPDPYLVAAHRLGADPARCAVVEDTATGVAAAEAAGCRVVAVPSVAPIQPAAGRMVVSSLEEVDLLFLRTLITAPR; this is encoded by the coding sequence ATGACCAGCACGGTCCCCGCGTCCCTTACCCGTACCGCCGACGGTGCGGCCCTCCAGGCCGTCTTCCTCGACATGGACGGGACCCTCGTCGACACCGAGGGCTTCTGGTGGGACGCCGAGGTGGAGGTCTTCGCCGACCTGGGGCACCGGCTGGACGAGTCGTGGCGCGACGTCGTCGTCGGAGGGCCGATGACCCGCAGCGCCGGCTACCTGATCGAGGCCACCGGCGCGGACATCACCTTCGCCGAGCTGAGCGTGCTGCTGAACGACAGGTTCGAGGAGCGGATCGGCCGGGGCGTCCCGATGATGCCGGGCGCCCAGCGGCTCCTCGCCGAGCTGGCCCGGCACAACGTGCCCACCGCCCTGGTCTCCGCCTCCCACCGGCGCATCATCGACCGGATCCTGGACTCCCTCGGGCGTCACCACTTCCACCTCTCGGTCGCGGGCGACGAGGTCGAGCGCACCAAGCCGCACCCCGACCCCTACCTGGTGGCCGCCCACCGCCTCGGTGCCGACCCGGCGCGCTGCGCCGTCGTCGAGGACACCGCGACCGGCGTCGCGGCCGCGGAGGCGGCGGGCTGCCGTGTCGTGGCGGTGCCCTCCGTGGCCCCGATCCAGCCGGCGGCGGGGCGCATGGTCGTCTCCTCGCTCGAAGAAGTCGACCTGCTTTTCCTGCGCACCCTGATCACCGCCCCGCGCTGA